One Glycine soja cultivar W05 chromosome 2, ASM419377v2, whole genome shotgun sequence genomic region harbors:
- the LOC114392214 gene encoding probable plastid-lipid-associated protein 13, chloroplastic isoform X1, whose amino-acid sequence MSIAASASSHACISSIPTCIPSSSSKFSSSLTLSSLQRGSNKRSGCRAMVQQAVQGAPAAYAKEMERLSAKESLLLAFKDAGGFEALVSGKTTEWQKIDVNERITGLERLNPTPRPTTSPFLEGQWNFEWFGSGSPGLFAARFIFEIFPSTLANLSKMDVVIKDGNAKITANMRLLNSIENKVILSTKLSVEGPLRMKEEYVEGVLVTPTIIEERVPEQLKGALGQAANALQQLPTPIWDPVASGLKVPLSGSFQRLFMISYLDEEILIIRNTAGIPEVLTRLDAAPSSLGDSSPEYES is encoded by the exons ATGTCAATCGCTGCTTCAGCTTCTTCACATGCTTGTATTTCCTCAATCCCCACATGCATCCCCTCTTCCTCTTCCAAATTCTCTTCTTCGCTGACACTTTCTTCACTCCAAAGAGGCTCAAATAAGAGATCGGGATGCAGAGCCATGGTTCAACAAGCCGTTCAGGGTGCCCCTGCTGCGTATGCCAAAGAAATGGAACGCCTTTCTGCCAAAGAATCGCTTCTTCTTGCT TTTAAAGATGCAGGGGGTTTTGAGGCCTTGGTCTCCGGGAAGACTACGGAATGGCAAAAGATTGATGTGAATGAAAGGATAACTGGTCTTGAGAGGCTCAATCCAACACCTCGCCCCACAAC GTCACCCTTCTTGGAGGGGCAATGGAACTTTGAGTGGTTTGGTTCTGGAAGTCCAGGCTTGTTTGCTGCTAGGTTTATATTTGA AATCTTTCCTTCAACTTTGGCTAATTTGTCAAAAATGGATGTCGTTATTAAAGATGGAAATGCGAAGATTACTGCAAATATGAGATTATTAAACTCG ATAGAAAACAAAGTCATTCTCTCAACCAAATTATCTGTGGAGGGGCCACTTAGAATGAAAGAAGAGTATGTTGAAGGGGTTCTTGTGACACCAACAATTATTGAAGAGAGAGTACCAGAACAACTTAAAGGTGCACTGGGGCAGGCAGCTAATGCTTTACAACAACTTCCTACCCCTATATGGGATCCTGTTGCCAGTGGGCTGAAAGTTCCTCTAA GTGGGAGCTTTCAAAGACTCTTCATGATTTCTTATCTCGATGAGGAGATACTT ATAATAAGGAACACAGCCGGGATTCCAGAAGTTTTAACGAGGTTGGATGCAGCACCATCTTCCTTGGGAGATTCAAGTCCAGAGTATGAAAGCTAG
- the LOC114392214 gene encoding probable plastid-lipid-associated protein 13, chloroplastic isoform X2 → MSIAASASSHACISSIPTCIPSSSSKFSSSLTLSSLQRGSNKRSGCRAMVQQAVQGAPAAYAKEMERLSAKESLLLAFKDAGGFEALVSGKTTEWQKIDVNERITGLERLNPTPRPTTSPFLEGQWNFEWFGSGSPGLFAARFIFEIFPSTLANLSKMDVVIKDGNAKITANMRLLNSIENKVILSTKLSVEGPLRMKEEYVEGVLVTPTIIEERVPEQLKGALGQAANALQQLPTPIWDPVASGLKVPLNNKEHSRDSRSFNEVGCSTIFLGRFKSRV, encoded by the exons ATGTCAATCGCTGCTTCAGCTTCTTCACATGCTTGTATTTCCTCAATCCCCACATGCATCCCCTCTTCCTCTTCCAAATTCTCTTCTTCGCTGACACTTTCTTCACTCCAAAGAGGCTCAAATAAGAGATCGGGATGCAGAGCCATGGTTCAACAAGCCGTTCAGGGTGCCCCTGCTGCGTATGCCAAAGAAATGGAACGCCTTTCTGCCAAAGAATCGCTTCTTCTTGCT TTTAAAGATGCAGGGGGTTTTGAGGCCTTGGTCTCCGGGAAGACTACGGAATGGCAAAAGATTGATGTGAATGAAAGGATAACTGGTCTTGAGAGGCTCAATCCAACACCTCGCCCCACAAC GTCACCCTTCTTGGAGGGGCAATGGAACTTTGAGTGGTTTGGTTCTGGAAGTCCAGGCTTGTTTGCTGCTAGGTTTATATTTGA AATCTTTCCTTCAACTTTGGCTAATTTGTCAAAAATGGATGTCGTTATTAAAGATGGAAATGCGAAGATTACTGCAAATATGAGATTATTAAACTCG ATAGAAAACAAAGTCATTCTCTCAACCAAATTATCTGTGGAGGGGCCACTTAGAATGAAAGAAGAGTATGTTGAAGGGGTTCTTGTGACACCAACAATTATTGAAGAGAGAGTACCAGAACAACTTAAAGGTGCACTGGGGCAGGCAGCTAATGCTTTACAACAACTTCCTACCCCTATATGGGATCCTGTTGCCAGTGGGCTGAAAGTTCCTCTAA ATAATAAGGAACACAGCCGGGATTCCAGAAGTTTTAACGAGGTTGGATGCAGCACCATCTTCCTTGGGAGATTCAAGTCCAGAGTATGA